A single region of the Erythrobacter sp. genome encodes:
- a CDS encoding MaoC family dehydratase, with translation MRDSYIEVSPGRFREVQGRYFDDFVVGHVYEHRPGRTITDADNVWFTLLTMNTHPAHFDYELSKDTEFGKPLVVSPLTIAIMTGMSVSDTSGKAIANLGWDEVRMTKPLFVGDTIYCESEVLEKRESKSRPQQGIVTFKTTAMNQHGDVVAHYKRSVLVWKRGFGNLDD, from the coding sequence ATGCGTGACAGTTACATCGAGGTATCGCCGGGCCGCTTCCGCGAGGTCCAGGGGCGCTATTTCGACGATTTCGTGGTCGGCCATGTCTACGAGCACCGCCCCGGGCGCACGATCACGGATGCCGACAACGTGTGGTTCACCCTGCTCACCATGAACACCCACCCGGCGCATTTCGACTACGAGCTATCGAAGGACACCGAATTCGGCAAGCCGCTCGTGGTGAGCCCGCTGACCATCGCGATCATGACCGGCATGAGCGTGTCGGATACCAGCGGCAAGGCGATCGCCAATCTCGGCTGGGACGAGGTGCGCATGACCAAGCCGCTGTTCGTCGGCGACACGATCTACTGCGAAAGCGAGGTGCTCGAAAAGCGCGAGAGCAAGAGCCGCCCGCAGCAGGGCATCGTCACGTTCAAGACCACCGCGATGAACCAGCACGGCGATGTCGTCGCGCATTACAAGCGCTCCGTGCTGGTGTGGAAGCGCGGCTTCGGCAATCTCGACGACTGA
- a CDS encoding DUF1838 family protein has product MKTLLVAATMLAGGFALATPASAQMLDPEKPEDALEISKRLQCGVSADEPAVFHWSGNIYGRAPGVRDKLLFKGEGMNIRRCVEIEDPERGKGWRLISREIMLMLDPETGEVVDEWENPYTGETVEVMQIHNDPVNGRPNFAYGADGSPFRLSSMRVAGDYVFMPFEAPLFYPNPLAGDYQQFVGNMYHAMEIFDFAAMKDELFDGSTPTAYPMISWVRISPWAPWMNMGGRPGQMVFNAMGRKLPGGFEQLPDVLKDEIRENYPIYESAPPKDDMRPNETTWTKFKKLTDAKRAAGGEAKGGGEGH; this is encoded by the coding sequence ATGAAGACGCTTTTGGTTGCAGCTACGATGCTGGCGGGCGGTTTCGCCCTTGCCACGCCGGCCTCGGCGCAGATGCTCGACCCCGAAAAACCCGAGGACGCGCTCGAGATTTCGAAGCGCCTGCAATGCGGCGTTTCGGCGGACGAGCCGGCGGTGTTCCACTGGTCGGGCAATATCTACGGCCGCGCGCCCGGCGTGCGCGACAAGCTGCTGTTCAAGGGCGAGGGCATGAACATCCGCCGCTGCGTCGAGATCGAGGACCCGGAGCGCGGCAAGGGCTGGCGGCTCATCAGCCGCGAGATCATGCTGATGCTGGACCCCGAAACCGGCGAGGTCGTCGATGAATGGGAAAATCCCTATACCGGCGAGACGGTCGAGGTGATGCAGATCCACAATGACCCCGTGAACGGCCGGCCCAATTTCGCCTATGGCGCGGACGGATCGCCCTTCCGCCTGTCCTCGATGCGGGTCGCGGGCGACTATGTCTTCATGCCGTTCGAAGCGCCACTGTTCTATCCCAACCCGCTCGCGGGCGATTACCAGCAATTCGTCGGCAATATGTATCACGCGATGGAGATCTTCGACTTCGCCGCGATGAAGGACGAGCTGTTCGACGGCTCCACCCCGACCGCCTACCCGATGATCAGCTGGGTGCGCATTTCGCCCTGGGCGCCGTGGATGAATATGGGCGGGCGCCCCGGGCAGATGGTGTTCAACGCGATGGGGCGGAAACTGCCGGGCGGATTCGAGCAGCTGCCCGACGTTCTCAAGGACGAGATCCGCGAAAACTACCCGATCTACGAAAGCGCCCCGCCCAAGGACGATATGCGCCCCAACGAGACGACCTGGACCAAGTTCAAGAAGCTCACCGACGCGAAGCGCGCCGCCGGGGGCGAGGCGAAGGGCGGCGGCGAAGGCCACTGA
- a CDS encoding CoA ester lyase, which translates to MFVAASLLFVPGSRPDRFAKAKAGGADLTVIDLEDAVAAEDKASARGAALAQVEEAPDGWAVRINGVATAFGVRDLAALSECECLPETLLVPMVESAAELGVIAGVLGEDCPDLVPLIETPRGLRHALEIASHPKVAAVMFGGGDFSGELGVDLAWEPLLAARQQVILACAEARKPAIDVPYIALDDEAGLADECNRARRLGFTAKAAIHPRQVAAINGAFAPSAAEVAEAREALDAYEAGGGRAIRFKGRMLEAPFIKKYRAVLARHEEQTNA; encoded by the coding sequence ATGTTCGTCGCCGCCAGCCTTCTTTTCGTGCCCGGTTCAAGGCCCGACCGTTTCGCCAAGGCAAAGGCGGGCGGGGCGGACCTGACCGTGATCGATCTCGAGGACGCGGTCGCGGCCGAGGACAAGGCAAGCGCGCGCGGCGCGGCGCTGGCGCAGGTGGAGGAAGCGCCGGACGGCTGGGCGGTGCGGATCAACGGCGTGGCGACCGCGTTCGGCGTGCGCGACCTTGCCGCTCTCAGCGAGTGCGAATGCCTGCCCGAAACCTTGCTCGTTCCCATGGTCGAAAGCGCCGCCGAACTGGGCGTGATCGCGGGCGTTCTGGGGGAGGATTGCCCCGACCTCGTCCCACTGATCGAAACGCCGCGCGGTCTGCGCCACGCGCTGGAGATCGCTTCGCATCCCAAGGTCGCGGCTGTCATGTTCGGCGGGGGCGATTTCTCGGGCGAACTGGGCGTGGATCTCGCGTGGGAGCCGCTCCTCGCCGCGCGCCAGCAGGTGATCCTCGCCTGCGCCGAGGCGAGGAAGCCCGCGATCGACGTGCCCTACATCGCGCTCGACGACGAGGCGGGGCTGGCCGATGAATGCAATCGCGCGCGGCGGCTGGGCTTTACCGCGAAGGCCGCGATTCATCCGCGGCAGGTCGCGGCTATCAACGGTGCCTTCGCCCCCAGCGCCGCCGAAGTCGCCGAGGCGCGCGAGGCGCTCGATGCCTACGAGGCCGGCGGCGGGCGCGCGATCCGGTTCAAGGGGCGGATGCTGGAAGCGCCCTTCATCAAGAAATACCGCGCGGTGCTGGCGCGGCATGAGGAGCAGACGAATGCGTGA
- a CDS encoding acyl-CoA dehydrogenase family protein, which yields MATAAQLDDQVRTIDPEEERAFMDAIDRWMEREVIPVIQHHDHNDIWPAELVEQMAEMGLFGATIGQEYGGLGLPATTYAKIVMKISSHWMAITGIFNSHLIMAAAVERFGTAQQKAKWLPKFASGEIRGGLALTEPNAGTDLQAIRTVARREGDEYVLNGTKTWISNALNGSCFALLAKTDPKAEPRYKGMSLFIADKRDGLTTGKKFDKLGYKSIDSAELVMEDYRIPADQLIGGEEGQGFFQATGGLELGRINVAARGVGLAEGSLRLATEYAQQRETMGKPIAQHQAIQLKLGEMVTRARAARLLTLDASEAYDKGERCDKEAGIAKYFASEAAVENSQEAMRIFGGYSYSKEYDIERFYRDSMLMCIGEGTNEMQRIIIAKQHLRENQI from the coding sequence ATGGCCACTGCCGCACAGCTCGACGACCAGGTCCGCACGATCGACCCCGAGGAAGAACGCGCCTTCATGGACGCGATCGACCGCTGGATGGAGCGCGAGGTCATCCCGGTCATCCAGCACCACGATCACAACGACATCTGGCCCGCCGAACTGGTCGAACAGATGGCCGAGATGGGCCTGTTCGGGGCGACGATCGGGCAGGAATACGGTGGGCTCGGCCTGCCGGCGACGACCTATGCCAAGATCGTGATGAAAATCTCGAGCCACTGGATGGCGATCACCGGCATCTTCAATTCGCACCTCATCATGGCCGCCGCGGTCGAGCGTTTCGGCACGGCGCAGCAGAAGGCGAAGTGGCTGCCGAAATTCGCCAGCGGCGAGATCCGCGGCGGGCTTGCCCTGACCGAGCCCAATGCCGGGACCGACCTGCAGGCGATCCGCACCGTGGCGCGGCGCGAGGGCGACGAATACGTGCTCAACGGGACCAAGACCTGGATCTCGAACGCCTTGAACGGGTCGTGCTTCGCCCTGCTCGCCAAGACCGATCCGAAGGCCGAGCCGCGCTACAAGGGCATGAGCCTGTTCATCGCCGACAAGCGGGACGGGCTGACCACCGGCAAGAAATTCGACAAGCTGGGCTACAAGTCGATCGACAGCGCCGAACTCGTCATGGAGGACTACCGTATCCCCGCCGACCAGCTGATCGGGGGCGAGGAAGGGCAGGGCTTCTTCCAGGCGACCGGCGGCCTCGAACTTGGCCGCATCAACGTCGCCGCACGCGGGGTGGGGCTCGCCGAAGGTTCGCTCAGGCTCGCGACCGAATACGCCCAGCAGCGCGAGACCATGGGCAAGCCCATCGCGCAGCACCAGGCGATCCAGCTGAAGCTCGGCGAAATGGTCACGCGCGCGCGCGCCGCGCGGCTGCTGACGCTCGATGCCTCGGAAGCCTATGACAAGGGCGAACGCTGCGACAAGGAAGCGGGCATCGCCAAGTATTTCGCCTCCGAAGCCGCGGTCGAGAACAGCCAGGAGGCGATGCGCATCTTCGGCGGCTATTCCTATTCCAAGGAATACGACATCGAACGCTTTTACCGCGATTCCATGCTGATGTGCATCGGCGAGGGGACGAACGAGATGCAGCGCATCATCATCGCCAAGCAGCACCTCAGGGAAAACCAGATCTGA